Within Pangasianodon hypophthalmus isolate fPanHyp1 chromosome 11, fPanHyp1.pri, whole genome shotgun sequence, the genomic segment CTTGTCAGATTGGCATTCTTAATGACAGAATTACTAAAACCTGTTTTATAGAGGAGACATGGTTCTTCTGGCAAAGCAGAACATTTTCAcaacacttttgtttttactcAAGACTCGAAGTGTGGGTTTaagataatattaaaaatgcaaaccactcatcagaaGTAaaaatcagaaggccagactgcaatttgcaaagaaatacagggATGAGCTTCAAAAGgcctggaaccaagattaacctctaccaaaatgatggaaaggccaaagtatGGAGAAcaaaaggatctgctcatgatccaaaacatataaGCTCATCGATCAaccatggtggaggtagtgtcatggcttgggctcgCATGGCTACTTCTGGAACTGGCTCACTAATCTCTATTGATGAtctaactcatgatggtagcagaatgaattcagaacattccgtctgccaatttacagagaaatgcatccaatctaattgggagaaACTTCGTCATGCAGCAAGCCAATGAGTCAAAACAtgctgccaacacaacaaaggacttcatcaggggaaaaaagtggaaggttttagtctggccaagtcaatcaccagaccttaacccagttgagcagcatttcacctactgaagaggagactgaagggagaaacccgcaaaacaaaaaacaactaaaagaaGCTGCGGTACAAgactggaaaagcatcacaaaagaagaatgcaacagtttggtgatgtcagtagGTTGTCGGCTTGTTGCAGTTATTAAAAAGTAAGGGAtgtgcaaccaaatattaagtgtcatttaatttacttaatttaagactatctgttccaatacttttgctcacctaaaaaggtgccatgttctaagttgtttaacacatctagatgtaaatatcaggaaattaaatctgaaattctgatctattgtctcatattcatgttttgatctcaaacccaaatgccttcagtgtatagcccaaaaaaaaaaaaaaaaaaaaaaaaaaaaaaagtattgtccttgctgttccaatatttttggaggggactgtatgtagGGGAGAATGGGGAATGTTGTCACACTTTTCActgtttcttatattttttaGGCACAGTATATTACAATGGATTAAATGTCATCCCTAATGAAAGACTGAAGTCTCATGCACAGATATTGCATTCATTAAATCTTACATCTTCATATCTTAAATCAGAAAGAGATATCGACCTTTAATTAGAGGGTGTGTACTTATGCGCACAATTTGGATTTTTCTAGTGTGTTAGCAGAAACATATGTACacatatgtttaataaatatactgAATAATGTCAGATTaatatactgaataatataaatatataataattaatttacaaTAACATTTAATACTACTAACAGAAACCCAGTAGCTgattacaaaatattataatgagTCAAAAAATGTGCTCATCTCAgattagagagacagagaacaggAAACTGACCTCAGAACATGAAGTTACACAAAACAgctatttaatttttaagttAGCATCTGAGTCGGAGGTATGAACAGTGTGACAACTTACCCTTCTCTCCCCCTACCAGAATATTTTAGCCAAAAATCTCATTATCTCAACCCAAAGGTTAAGACTTGGCTGAATGttgatatatacagtaaagGATATTGAAATAGTATGGCATTTATGTATAAAacaatgtataaaaacaatattagGACAGTAATGTGTTCCCCATATAATTAAGCACAAAATATCACTTACGGCATGTTTATGAAGGATGCCACCACATCGCCTTTACACCCTCTCAGAAGTGAAACTGTagatattttaataaactgCTCTTCCTGTGTGCGGGGCAGCCTCACATCAGTGGCACCATAATATGGCAATACTATTCCACCAATCTCCACCGTGCTCAGacagccaatcaggttccagTCTGCCAGTCTGAAGCTCTGCCCTCCAAGCAAGATGTCCACACCTTCTCGCAAAAAATCCAGGTTACCAGACTCCAACTTGGAAGTCACAGTGTCTTCCACATTGCCTTGCAAAAGCATGATCCACTTGGAAGTGTTGACTTTGGGGGAAACCATGAACAGCTCCACATTATGCCATTTACCATCAGCTACAGGTCTAGTACTATGCATAATTAGTGGGGAGGAAGAGGATAAGCCGGAAGATATGCTAAGCAGTTCCATCACTAACAGACCATTTAGTAGTGACACAGTCACAAAATCTGTGCTGCTATTGGCATGGAGCACAGATGCGTTGCGTTTGCGTGTGCGAATGCTGaaggagatgctggtgagaTGGCGGGAAATCAGGCCATTGCTGCGGTACCTCAGAATGACATCATTCTGAAAAGTTACACTGGAAATACCTGCATggcagaaagaaaataaaacaactttgtttacataatgttttaacgaaaaaaaaaaaaaaaacctaaaagagAGAACAGTCACATGAACCTGTGATTAATTGTAAGGATCACTAAACCAATATTAACTGTTTGATTCACTTCATACTTCGTATCAAGGTATGAACCATGCTCTGatcagaacaaacacaaacctacactcaccatccatttaattaggaacacctttacacctgcaAATGCATGCAATtttcaaatcagccaatcatgttgcagcaccacaatgaataaaatcatgcagatacaggtcaaaagcttcagttaattttcacatcaaattgggggaaaaaatgtagaaaGTGGTCATttaaactggacagctgaagattggaaaacaCCGCCtggtcttcaactgtccagtttcggtcagcctgtgcccactgtagcctcagatccctgttcttggctgatgtggtcttctgctcttgtgacccatctgcctcaatgttcaatgtgttgtgtgttctgagatgcttttctgctcaccatggtaaTAAAGAGTTTCTGTTGCCTttttgtcagctcaaaccagtctggccattctatTCTGAATTCTCTTATCAACACATTTCTGTGTTAACTCTTGAGACTCTTGTGCATTAAAATCCTAGGAGATTACAATGTTAATCCTGTTGATTTTATTGTGGCATGGTATGGTTTAATGTAGTAAATGGATTAATAGTCATAGTTAAACCAAAGCTAAATAATGCTGGCTGAAACTAATTTGCCTCCtaagaataattaaaatatgacaAATGCAATATAAGATGAAATAGTCAGTAAGCATACAAGAGAGACTCAAAGCTACCcatggaaaacagaaaaaacttcTAAAAGTAAAATATCTAAATAACTGGCATAAAGCTGTTAAATCTGTTAAACAAATTACATTAGTAGGTTTTACTCACAATCATAGCCCAGTCCGACTGTGATACACTTTGATGGGTAAGGACATGGTGAGAGCTCACACCACCGAACATCCTTGCAGTATCTTCCTGATGTGCTGGGGGGACAAATGCATGAAAAATTGTCCCTCAGTGAAACACACGTCCCACCATTCCGACAGGGATTTTTCTGGGAATGAGgtaaacaacaaagaaaaagtgTCTAGCAGTAGTAGGTCATTACTTACTACTGAGACATTAAAAATTGCATCCAAAATTTTTAAACTATTGCAAAGAGTGATGTCTTAGCCACTGAATGTAAAAAAGTGATATCTTAGCCAAAAGAATGTCAAAAGAATTGAATTTTAAGATTATAAAACTAATATAAGATATTCAAGCCTATGTATATATCTagacataaataaatttgcctaaattcaaaatattttcacatgctACTATGTTGTTTGCAGTGTAGAGAACAGATGAAACACTATATCACTAATGTAGAGCACGATTTGCTTGGTGAAATGGCTAGGAAGTTCGAGACATAACTAGAGTAACAAAAAAGTACTTGTGGTGTATGACTTTCAGACCTACAGCACAGAGTTCATCCCCAACACAGCCTTCCAATACGTTAACCAGGCGTTCTGGGCTGGAGAAGGTCACAGGAACACTAAAAGGAAAAAACTGCAGACGCCAATTATTAAGACGAAGGTCCTGGATGCAGCCTTTAAAGTAGCCACCAAATCGAGCTGAGACGTCTGCATCCTCCATACCGCCCACATAGATTTTGTCCCCAGTGCGAATATAAATCTGGCTGGCTTCCACAGATGCGCACACCGTATCAGATTCCAGCAGGCTTATCTGGCCCTCAGTGATGGAGATGCCAACCAGGTGGAGATAGCCATCATTAACAACATTCTCACAAGCTACAGTCTGGGAACTGTGGATTTGCACTGTGAGTCGCCCCTGTTCCAGCCACACATTCAGGTACTGGCTGGTCCTGTTGGTCACTGCAAGCAGCAGACCTGACTTTCGATGAGTGTGCAAAAACATTGAGAGGGTGAAACTGACCAGATCCAACTCATTGTTCACAGGGAAAACAGCATAGCTCAAAGAGTCCTCCTGACCAAACCTTGCCGGGATAtactctaaaaaaaataggaaacagaaaaataatttgGATATCTATATACATTTGAGAGTTCaagataaaatataatttatagagCCTGGCCTATCAGTTTGGCATGGATTATAATAATGGAGGTGAATATATGGAAGATGCTGTACCCTCAGGCTTTGTTACTTAATTCATACTGCAAACTGCATAAGTAACTGTTCATGACAACTGGGTGCTCGGTACATCCTACTCACCTGCCACCTCAGGGCATTCACTAGATCTCAGCTCATGAGGTAAAAATGGAGCTAGCCATTGTTTGGTTTCTGCACGATGGAAAAAGCTCTTAAATGGCTTAGCCCTCTCGcatgggcagtggtggctgaatgGCTAAGGCTCTAGGTTACTGAAtggaaggttgggggttcaagccccagcactttTAAGCTGCTGCTGGTGGGTACTTGAGCAAGGCCCCTAACCACCTCTGCTctaggggtgctgtatcatagCTGACCCtacactctgaccccagcttcctagcaagctgggatatgtgaaaacCTGCGTTTCATTGGCTCTATACTCATACTCTGcgtaatgataataattttgACTCTAATTTGGGTAGAGGatttaatcagtttaattaaaagtcttgcagaaaatgaataaacctTTAAATTATCAAAAATCCTTATGTAATTAGCCATTTAAGCATATCAGATACAGACTGAAACTCAAAAGTCTGCTTTAGGACcttaaaacactgctgtttattattattacattgcACTGTAGGCGCCACCATGTTGAAATGGGGTCACAGAATTTAAACTCAGAGGTCAGAACCTTTGAGAAGCTCAACCTGATGTCAGACTTAATTTTGAAAATTATGATTTGGACAGCCATTCAAATGGATTCAGAAACACCCCAGTTCCCACTTGATCATGAATGCAGCATAACAAGGGCATTTTAAAGCAGCAGAACATATTTTGGGGGGATTTTGGAAATCTCATTAGTAGAAATACCAAATAAAAGGGTAATCTGTCTGGTTCGCATTAcgatagctaactagctaattacCAATCCACTAAATTATTTCACCAGTTCAACAAGATTAAAAGCCAATTCCAACTCACTCTTGGATCCCTTTAAATCCTGGCAGTAGCTCACTACTTAACTTAATTTTAACATGGGTCCTGTCATTTCCTTCTTGCCAGCTCttttaagttaataaacatAACGTAAGTTTTGGGCTATCCTCCAAGTTGTTTGCACCGTGCTGCAATATTAGCCAGTCCTTcataaatatctgaaatatcTGCGGCAAATCACACCTGTCTGACTTTAGAGTGCTATTTTGGACTAATATTTTTGCTAGCTAGATGCCAGCTTGCTTGCTACTGGTGTGAGTTCATCTGTTTGTCTTTCAAGCCAAGTTTCCAGAATGAAATTCAGTTTTGCAGCATGAAACACTagggaaaagatttttttcttcactgattAAATAATCTACTTACTGAAGTACATACCGCAGCTTTAAACCTACCTAAATTAAACAACTGCCTAATTagctaataaaatatatttgttatttttatattatttatactgtTTACAAAAGTAATACAAAGAAGCCAAGAAGTATTACACAAGCcccccatacacacatacacaaatcaAACACTTAAAAAGATGAGAGATGATGATGGCATTCATTAAGTGCAGATTAAAAGTGCTTTGTGACAGAAGCACATTTACATAGATAGCAGCAGAAAATTTCAAACTGCATAGCTATAAAACTTCAAATTCATAAATTACCCTCAGTGCAATCATGACCCTCATACGGCCGCTGACATTTGCACTGGTAGCTCTGCCCCAGTGTGACACATGTAGCTTGATTTTTACATGGATTGTCTAAGCAACGATCGCATCCGAGTGTGATGTTCACAACGATAGCATTTAGCCACTCCTCTGGTATAATCAGCTGTGAGTCCACAAAAAGGTCCCGCATACAGCCAATAAATGAGCCAGAATTTTCTCCCTCTGCATGGCTTCCAATCACAATGGTGTGTACTGAAGACTCCCATGTAATAGAGTCTATCTTCAGCTGAGCCTCTGCACCACAGTTCTCTCCCTGGCACTGCTTGtggagcagcaggagcagccTGCCCTTGGCCAGTGCCACCTCCACTGTGTGCCAGTCTCCATCAGCCACTTCTTTAGGCAGTTCCAGTACCCAGCTGGCACCATCCACACTTGCTTCTTTTCCTAAGTTTAAGCTTGCCTGCAAATGACCCTCCAGCAGCTCCAGAATGATGCTAGCTTCTTTGCTTCTTCTCCGGAACAGTACAGTGTTTTTCAACTCAGTACGGAAGCTCAGGGTAACGTTCCATAAAGCCTCGGCATCCACAAGCACCGATTGAAAGCTCAGGTGGTTGCCAGCGGACTTGAATGAGAAAACTGTACTCATTGAGCACTGAACACCAGTGTAGCCAGGTGAGCAGATGCAGATATAGCTGTTTATAGAGTCACGGCATGACCCTCCATTGTGACATGGAACAGAAGCACAATCATCAATGTCTTCTTCACACAATGCACCTGAAAAACAATCAATTACAAAGTTAAAGTCTTTAAGAAAGTTACATTTGTTTCATAGGTTTTTCATGCAAGAATAATTACCCATGACATCAATAATTACAGACTGAACTGAAACTGAcatattttattaggaacatctgtaacacatttcagaaactcaaaacagtctctagagtttacccTGAATTAGGCATGTCCACCTTCAAACTCCTGCTCACTGGaagctttttcttcttcattaaaatcatttacaaaaataataagttTAATAAGCAAAAAGCAATGCAGTGCACAATATCATTTAAactctttaaataaatacacaatcaAAACCTATCTATGGTTCTTCATAACAAAGCAAACTCTGTCAAGAGTAATGTAAATCTCTCTAAATCATGATTATCATAATAAAGTCACCagaattcatgttttattctgtgtGCTTATGGGATTTCCATGGATATAATCTACCTATCATTATATATTGAGTATAGAGTGACAACTGTATTGTATCGCCACTGTACTGTATCACTATCAGACACAGCATCTGATTGGATTTTGCTGGTAATATTGGTCCTAACCTTACCTGTGAGTCCAGGTGGACACCTGCATACATAACCAGCAGCATGTCTGGGGT encodes:
- the crb1 gene encoding protein crumbs homolog 1, which codes for MDSAFYFVCIFFLAQWTESVAPLKALSLCLSKPCQNGAECEDDPSSFLCQCHSWSRVLSSLKCTSSNTLCHLPMCQGNITCQPTGARPGELACHCGHGTSRHNCHSSAQLCAQRMCRQSARCLAVPQKSPGYICICQPGYTGTLCQREVDQCVPNPCRNQAICRNRPNGPTCFCVPGFQGNRCEIKVNECTSQPCTNGATCVDQIGYYECLCRPGYTGASCEVQISVCQSQPCLHGGQCHDHINSYSCTCPAGFKGHRCEIDVDDCRSQPCQNGASCSDGLNTSNSYSCDCSQNGFSDLHCEVPHPPCWSQPCFNHALCHEEGNNYTCKCLPGFEGKHCELDVNECRSSPCVNGATCIERSWKAHYGFETLLPEYYDPRHAAGYVCRCPPGLTGALCEEDIDDCASVPCHNGGSCRDSINSYICICSPGYTGVQCSMSTVFSFKSAGNHLSFQSVLVDAEALWNVTLSFRTELKNTVLFRRRSKEASIILELLEGHLQASLNLGKEASVDGASWVLELPKEVADGDWHTVEVALAKGRLLLLLHKQCQGENCGAEAQLKIDSITWESSVHTIVIGSHAEGENSGSFIGCMRDLFVDSQLIIPEEWLNAIVVNITLGCDRCLDNPCKNQATCVTLGQSYQCKCQRPYEGHDCTEEYIPARFGQEDSLSYAVFPVNNELDLVSFTLSMFLHTHRKSGLLLAVTNRTSQYLNVWLEQGRLTVQIHSSQTVACENVVNDGYLHLVGISITEGQISLLESDTVCASVEASQIYIRTGDKIYVGGMEDADVSARFGGYFKGCIQDLRLNNWRLQFFPFSVPVTFSSPERLVNVLEGCVGDELCAKNPCRNGGTCVSLRDNFSCICPPSTSGRYCKDVRWCELSPCPYPSKCITVGLGYDCISSVTFQNDVILRYRSNGLISRHLTSISFSIRTRKRNASVLHANSSTDFVTVSLLNGLLVMELLSISSGLSSSSPLIMHSTRPVADGKWHNVELFMVSPKVNTSKWIMLLQGNVEDTVTSKLESGNLDFLREGVDILLGGQSFRLADWNLIGCLSTVEIGGIVLPYYGATDVRLPRTQEEQFIKISTVSLLRGCKGDVVASFINMPDPLLPVSICRDEKWNYKCFNGGNCTETHLMCDCLPGFTGHWCEQDLDECVSNPCLNGGFCYNLVNKFYCVCALSYTGDNCQIDLNADSMAPIFLSLASVVFFLAMIMVTLIVVLKRRATHGTYSPSRQEKDGSRVEMWNIVQPPPVERLI